From a single Variovorax paradoxus genomic region:
- a CDS encoding tetratricopeptide repeat protein — MEKPEIDNDREFNAALRLHQDGQLKEAEAAYEALLARRPAHHASLAMLAILNLQKNRPEIALHYADLSIAREARVPNAHATRGNALHRLEKYEEAVDAFQTALALNPNAYDVLTNCGITLVRLGRHDEALACYNRALEMQPSSPDTRYNRGIELLRRSRHAEALDDFDAVLLHSANDEDAQIRRIYTLCGLHRYQDAWAASEDAVARGRVSPGIHQARGYVLMGMGEPARAADAFRQAIAVRAPSEAGDGLDHLHAGRALVCVGRHEEAFLHFQQAAQSVPMPAYAAGDHLLAMLQTVQWDDFGHERAKVRAAVASGQPSATPFVMAVCSDDPRSVRQAGETFAKDMCANVVCLPMPGPVRCERIRIGYFSADFHAHATAVLMAELIEQHDRTQFEIFLFSFGVRHRDGVAARLAKAADHFLDVVDISDAAICALARERGIDIAIDLKGYTQDCRPGIFAGRAAPVQVNYLGYPGSMGAAFIDYIIGDAIVTPIDHAPFYSEKIVTLPGCYQPNSPGMRPIATMPGDRASQRHAAGLPAEAFVFCCFNNTYKITPSVFELWMRILRAVSGSVLWLYEPDGHVAARLRAHAVKQGVAAQRLVFAPRQPLPVHLARHALADLFLDTFPCTAHTTGSDALWAGLPMLTCLGETFAGRVAASLLCAVGLPELVAHSPQQYEAMACSLAATPGVLERQREQLIEARTRAPLFNVERYRRGIEDAYRRMHERHLRGEAPAPIAWTGH; from the coding sequence ATGGAAAAGCCAGAGATCGACAATGACCGCGAGTTCAATGCCGCCTTGCGCCTGCACCAAGACGGGCAATTGAAAGAGGCCGAAGCTGCCTATGAAGCGCTCCTGGCGCGCAGGCCCGCGCATCACGCGAGTCTCGCAATGCTCGCTATCCTGAATCTTCAAAAGAATCGCCCCGAGATCGCGCTGCACTACGCGGATCTTTCCATTGCCAGGGAAGCACGGGTGCCCAATGCGCACGCGACGCGCGGCAATGCGCTGCACCGCCTCGAAAAGTACGAAGAGGCCGTGGACGCTTTCCAGACCGCACTTGCCCTGAACCCGAACGCCTACGACGTGCTGACGAACTGCGGCATCACGCTCGTGCGACTGGGCCGCCACGACGAGGCGCTCGCTTGCTACAACCGCGCGCTGGAGATGCAGCCTTCGTCGCCCGACACGCGCTACAACCGCGGGATCGAACTGCTCAGGCGATCGCGCCATGCAGAGGCGCTCGACGACTTCGATGCAGTCCTTCTTCATTCGGCGAACGACGAGGATGCGCAGATCAGGCGCATCTATACCTTGTGCGGCTTGCATCGCTACCAGGACGCATGGGCTGCGAGCGAGGACGCGGTGGCGCGCGGAAGGGTTTCGCCCGGCATTCACCAGGCGCGCGGCTATGTCCTGATGGGAATGGGCGAGCCGGCGAGGGCGGCCGATGCATTCCGGCAGGCCATCGCTGTGCGTGCGCCGTCGGAAGCGGGCGATGGCCTCGATCATCTCCATGCGGGGCGAGCGCTGGTGTGCGTGGGCCGGCATGAAGAAGCGTTCCTGCACTTCCAGCAGGCAGCGCAATCCGTTCCGATGCCCGCCTACGCGGCAGGCGACCATTTGCTGGCGATGCTGCAGACGGTCCAATGGGACGATTTCGGGCATGAACGCGCCAAGGTCCGCGCGGCTGTCGCGAGCGGCCAGCCGTCCGCGACCCCGTTCGTCATGGCGGTTTGCAGCGACGATCCTCGATCGGTCAGGCAGGCCGGCGAGACCTTCGCCAAGGACATGTGCGCGAACGTGGTGTGCCTGCCCATGCCAGGGCCGGTGCGCTGCGAGCGCATCCGGATCGGCTACTTCTCGGCGGATTTCCATGCGCACGCGACGGCCGTGCTCATGGCCGAACTCATCGAGCAGCACGACCGGACGCAGTTCGAGATTTTCCTGTTCTCGTTCGGCGTGCGGCACCGCGACGGCGTGGCGGCTCGCCTGGCCAAGGCCGCCGACCACTTTCTCGATGTCGTCGACATTTCCGATGCGGCGATCTGCGCGCTTGCGCGCGAGCGGGGCATCGACATCGCGATCGACCTGAAAGGCTATACGCAGGACTGCCGCCCGGGCATCTTCGCGGGACGCGCGGCCCCGGTCCAGGTCAACTACCTGGGCTATCCGGGCAGCATGGGGGCGGCGTTCATCGACTACATCATCGGGGACGCGATCGTCACGCCCATCGACCATGCGCCGTTCTACAGCGAGAAGATCGTGACGCTGCCCGGCTGCTACCAGCCCAACAGCCCCGGCATGCGGCCCATCGCCACAATGCCGGGCGACAGGGCCTCGCAGCGGCACGCCGCCGGATTGCCGGCCGAGGCCTTCGTGTTCTGCTGCTTCAACAACACCTACAAGATCACGCCGTCCGTTTTCGAGCTGTGGATGCGGATCCTGCGCGCGGTCAGCGGCAGCGTGCTGTGGCTCTACGAGCCGGACGGCCACGTCGCAGCGAGGCTGCGAGCGCATGCAGTGAAGCAGGGCGTGGCGGCGCAGCGCCTGGTCTTCGCGCCCAGGCAGCCGCTGCCCGTTCATCTGGCCCGGCATGCGCTGGCCGATCTGTTCCTGGACACCTTTCCGTGCACTGCACACACCACGGGAAGCGATGCCCTGTGGGCGGGCTTGCCCATGCTCACCTGCCTTGGCGAAACCTTCGCGGGCCGCGTAGCGGCGAGCCTTCTCTGTGCTGTCGGACTGCCCGAGCTGGTGGCACATTCGCCGCAGCAGTACGAAGCCATGGCGTGCAGCCTGGCAGCCACGCCCGGCGTGCTGGAACGCCAGCGAGAGCAGCTCATCGAGGCAAGAACCCGGGCGCCGCTTTTCAATGTCGAGCGCTACCGGCGCGGCATCGAGGACGCGTACCGGCGCATGCACGAACGCCATCTGCGAGGCGAGGCGCCGGCACCCATCGCCTGGACGGGGCACTGA
- a CDS encoding FMN-dependent NADH-azoreductase: protein MNKLLVVQTSPRGENSISRHMTRCFVQAWQAARPRGEVVHRDLVETKLPFVTGPWLQAYFTPPAQQSVEMKEELRLSDELVAELLAADHIVISTPIHNYNVPASLKAWVDHIVRKGLTLGFEGQGLVTGKKATLLLASGGVYTEGSPIRSRDIATQYLRLILNVIGVDDVTVVAGGGAKAVDLREQTMDAFLAKLRPDIEHAAAIESAVLQ, encoded by the coding sequence ATGAACAAGCTTCTTGTCGTACAGACCAGCCCGCGTGGCGAAAACTCCATCTCGCGTCACATGACCCGGTGTTTCGTGCAGGCGTGGCAGGCAGCACGTCCACGCGGCGAAGTCGTCCACCGCGATCTCGTGGAAACCAAGCTTCCATTTGTCACCGGTCCTTGGCTGCAGGCCTATTTCACGCCGCCCGCGCAGCAATCGGTCGAGATGAAGGAGGAACTTCGCTTGTCCGACGAATTGGTCGCTGAACTGCTTGCGGCAGACCACATCGTGATTTCGACGCCGATCCACAACTACAACGTGCCGGCCTCGCTGAAAGCATGGGTCGATCACATCGTCCGCAAGGGGCTGACGCTCGGTTTCGAAGGACAAGGCCTTGTCACCGGCAAGAAGGCGACGTTGCTGCTCGCTTCGGGCGGTGTCTACACGGAGGGCTCGCCGATCCGCAGCCGCGACATTGCGACGCAGTATCTGCGCCTCATCCTGAACGTCATCGGCGTCGACGATGTCACGGTTGTGGCCGGCGGCGGTGCCAAGGCCGTCGACCTGCGTGAGCAGACCATGGACGCCTTCCTGGCCAAGCTGCGGCCCGACATCGAGCACGCCGCAGCCATCGAATCCGCGGTGCTGCAATGA
- a CDS encoding DUF4019 domain-containing protein: MSKFKTLLETQMTSKSKLLLGTALLASWMGLASAQDADPTNMVRGGLQAIQLVDQGKIGEIWDGATSVTKKRVARTEFVRQVEASRSPLGAAQQRTWVSVNRQMVANEDADLSGQYINVEYETRFANAANRVVREMASFRLERDGTWRLSGYVLR, encoded by the coding sequence ATGTCGAAATTCAAAACACTCCTCGAAACTCAGATGACCTCAAAAAGCAAACTGCTGCTCGGCACGGCCCTTCTGGCCAGTTGGATGGGCCTCGCCTCGGCCCAGGACGCCGATCCGACGAACATGGTCCGCGGGGGCCTGCAGGCCATCCAGTTGGTGGATCAGGGCAAGATCGGCGAGATCTGGGACGGTGCGACCTCGGTGACCAAGAAGCGCGTGGCACGTACCGAATTCGTTCGCCAGGTCGAGGCCTCGCGTTCGCCGCTCGGCGCGGCCCAGCAGCGCACCTGGGTCTCGGTCAATCGCCAGATGGTCGCAAATGAAGATGCCGACCTGTCCGGCCAGTACATCAACGTCGAGTACGAAACCCGTTTTGCCAACGCCGCCAACCGCGTGGTGCGCGAGATGGCGAGCTTTCGCCTCGAGCGCGACGGCACGTGGCGCCTGAGCGGCTACGTGCTGCGATAA
- a CDS encoding YadA-like family protein, whose amino-acid sequence MNKSYRSIWNEALGAWVAASELASSRGKKGSSRAPASGPDAETTRRAETSKLHGKFARIVVALAAMGGMGWASSVQAQALCSTAPYYSYSGSSTCAGQQSEATFAGATAIGFNASSGGINATSLGINAIASATNAIYVGARTVAGTGALAESAIAIGTDVKASGVFSTAIGIRAAAAGRAAVAMGQDTDAQSANSVAIGLQAATSGVSGAVAIGARSTTSGTNATAIGVDANATQTNSFAAGTGAIAAGVNSIYIGARSAAGTGALVESAIAIGTDVQASATRAVAIGFQANASGADAFAGGRQATASNAAATAVGNSARALGDSSLALGAQALAIGDSTVAVGQGAGAGSTAANTGSVAVGIAAGTLVSGAQNTAMGGGIASVMRGAGSGVTGTRNVAFGSGDGTVAYDGTLKASAGSLVSGNDNVAIGTNAGIGVAANATTSIGFNAKATADNAIAMGTSAVANTAEAVAIGTNATATGGRSVSIGSGNVANGNGAVAIGDPNTATGDGAIASGMDNTATGNGSVAMGNTNMVGGGGQGVSTPGTAAQGAVGIGYRNTVVGQGSVAIGSTSKALAAGAVAFGDTALANNAGDVALGSGSTTSKAIDTPSAVIGGTTYNFAGTNPPSTVSVGSLGAERTITNVAAGQITGTSTDAINGSQLFGTNQQVTANTTSITNLNNQVGDINNGAGIKYFHANSTLPDSQAVGVNSVAIGPNAVANNASDVALGSGSTTAATVQTASTVIGGTTYNFAGTTPLSTVSVGAAGAERTITNVAAGQITGTSTDAVNGSQLFATNQQVTANTTSINNINSQIGDINNGAGIKYFHANSVLPDSKALGTNSVAIGPNAVANNAGDVALGSGSTTTAAVGTASTVIDGITYNFAGTTPASTVSVGAVGAERTITNVAAGSISATSTDAINGSQLFATNQSIENLSSTVTANKTRYYSVNSTGGGNENNLGATGADAIASGKDAAATVDGAIALGSGSVSDRFVAPSTGSIPAGSSLIEYNTTDRTLLGALSVGSATTYRQITNVADGTQSQDAVTVRQLSGALQSFAVTPTKYFHANSTAADSLAIGAESVAVGPQTVVNGNNGVGIGNGAIVQQSAPGGIAVGQGATSHLADSIAMGTNASAAGVQGVALGAGTSVTQAGGVALGAGSVASTAAGVAGYVPPTATEAQRIAIGATTSTLAAVSVGNAANGQFRQITGVAAGSADSDAVNVSQLRGVQGQVAVIDQSTVKYDTNPDGSINYNSVSMGGSNATGPVTVHNVAPGVAGTDAVNVNQLNSGIAGANAYTDARVNALGGEIRSIAKDASAGAAGAMAMANMPQAYIPGKSMVSAGVAGFDGQAALAIGVSKLSDNGRWVVKFSGSANSRGKVGVAAGAGFHW is encoded by the coding sequence ATGAATAAGTCGTACCGCAGTATCTGGAACGAGGCACTGGGCGCCTGGGTGGCGGCCTCGGAACTCGCATCGAGCCGGGGCAAGAAGGGTTCCTCGCGCGCCCCGGCGAGCGGCCCGGATGCCGAGACAACGCGGCGAGCGGAAACCTCAAAGCTCCACGGCAAGTTCGCCAGGATCGTGGTCGCGCTGGCGGCGATGGGCGGAATGGGTTGGGCCTCGTCGGTCCAGGCCCAGGCGCTCTGTTCCACGGCTCCGTACTACTCCTACAGCGGCAGCTCGACCTGTGCAGGTCAGCAGTCCGAAGCGACTTTCGCTGGAGCCACTGCAATAGGTTTCAACGCGTCCAGTGGCGGCATAAATGCCACGAGTCTCGGCATCAACGCCATTGCCTCCGCGACCAATGCCATTTACGTGGGCGCGCGCACAGTCGCTGGGACCGGTGCATTGGCCGAGAGCGCCATTGCAATCGGCACAGACGTGAAGGCCAGCGGGGTCTTCTCCACAGCGATCGGCATCAGGGCAGCCGCCGCCGGACGGGCAGCAGTCGCCATGGGTCAGGACACGGACGCGCAGTCGGCGAACAGTGTTGCCATTGGTTTGCAAGCCGCCACGTCAGGTGTAAGCGGTGCGGTTGCGATCGGCGCCCGCTCGACCACGAGTGGTACTAACGCGACAGCGATCGGGGTCGACGCGAATGCCACGCAGACCAATTCCTTCGCCGCCGGCACCGGAGCCATTGCCGCCGGAGTCAACTCGATTTACATCGGCGCTCGCTCCGCTGCAGGGACCGGCGCGCTGGTCGAAAGCGCGATCGCAATCGGTACCGACGTGCAGGCTAGCGCCACCAGGGCCGTTGCCATCGGCTTTCAAGCCAACGCCAGCGGTGCCGATGCGTTCGCTGGCGGCCGTCAGGCAACGGCAAGCAACGCCGCAGCCACCGCCGTCGGGAACAGCGCCCGGGCGTTGGGGGATAGTTCGCTTGCACTCGGAGCGCAAGCGCTTGCTATCGGGGACAGCACGGTTGCAGTCGGCCAGGGCGCCGGTGCGGGCTCAACGGCCGCCAACACGGGTTCGGTCGCAGTGGGCATTGCCGCAGGAACACTGGTCAGTGGCGCGCAGAACACCGCCATGGGCGGCGGCATTGCGAGCGTGATGCGGGGCGCGGGTTCGGGCGTCACGGGAACGCGCAACGTCGCCTTCGGTTCGGGCGATGGCACGGTCGCCTACGATGGCACCTTGAAGGCTTCGGCAGGCAGCCTGGTCAGCGGCAACGACAATGTCGCCATCGGCACCAACGCGGGCATCGGTGTCGCGGCCAACGCGACGACGTCGATCGGCTTCAACGCAAAAGCGACTGCGGACAACGCGATCGCCATGGGTACTTCCGCAGTTGCCAACACGGCCGAGGCAGTTGCAATCGGCACCAACGCGACCGCCACTGGTGGTCGCTCGGTCTCCATCGGCTCGGGCAACGTTGCCAACGGCAACGGCGCGGTCGCAATCGGCGACCCCAACACCGCAACCGGTGACGGCGCGATCGCGAGCGGTATGGACAACACCGCGACCGGCAACGGCTCGGTCGCAATGGGCAACACCAACATGGTGGGCGGCGGCGGGCAAGGGGTGAGCACGCCCGGCACGGCAGCGCAGGGCGCGGTCGGCATCGGCTACCGGAACACCGTGGTCGGGCAGGGCAGCGTCGCGATCGGCAGCACCAGCAAGGCCCTGGCGGCGGGCGCCGTGGCATTCGGCGATACGGCCTTGGCGAACAACGCTGGCGACGTGGCTTTGGGTTCCGGCTCCACGACGAGCAAGGCGATCGACACGCCCAGTGCAGTGATTGGTGGCACCACCTACAACTTCGCCGGCACCAACCCGCCGAGCACGGTCAGTGTCGGCTCGCTGGGTGCGGAGCGCACCATCACCAACGTGGCGGCCGGCCAGATTACCGGCACCTCGACCGACGCCATCAACGGCTCGCAGTTGTTCGGCACCAACCAGCAGGTGACGGCGAACACGACTTCGATCACCAATCTCAACAACCAGGTCGGCGACATCAACAACGGCGCGGGCATCAAGTACTTCCACGCCAACTCCACCCTGCCCGACTCGCAGGCCGTCGGTGTAAATTCCGTCGCCATCGGCCCGAACGCAGTGGCCAACAACGCCAGCGACGTGGCATTGGGCTCGGGCTCGACGACGGCCGCAACAGTCCAGACTGCGAGCACCGTGATCGGCGGCACAACCTACAACTTTGCCGGCACCACACCGCTGAGCACCGTGAGCGTTGGCGCAGCGGGCGCCGAGCGCACCATCACCAACGTGGCGGCCGGCCAAATTACCGGGACCTCCACCGATGCCGTCAACGGCTCGCAGCTGTTCGCTACCAACCAGCAGGTGACGGCGAACACGACTTCGATCAACAACATCAACAGCCAGATCGGCGACATCAACAACGGCGCGGGCATCAAGTACTTCCACGCCAACTCCGTCCTGCCCGACTCGAAGGCCTTGGGGACCAACTCCGTCGCCATCGGCCCGAACGCGGTAGCCAACAATGCCGGCGATGTGGCGCTGGGCTCTGGATCGACGACGACGGCCGCAGTCGGCACGGCCAGTACCGTCATCGACGGTATCACCTACAACTTCGCCGGCACCACGCCGGCAAGCACGGTCAGCGTCGGTGCCGTGGGTGCGGAGCGCACGATCACCAACGTGGCGGCCGGCAGCATTTCCGCTACCTCGACCGACGCCATCAACGGCAGCCAGTTGTTCGCCACCAACCAGTCGATCGAGAACCTGAGCAGCACGGTCACGGCCAACAAGACCCGCTACTACAGCGTCAACTCCACGGGCGGCGGCAATGAGAACAACCTCGGCGCAACCGGCGCCGACGCCATCGCCTCTGGCAAGGATGCTGCGGCTACGGTCGACGGGGCCATTGCGCTCGGTTCGGGCTCGGTTTCGGACCGCTTCGTGGCGCCCTCGACCGGCAGCATCCCGGCGGGCAGCAGCCTGATCGAATACAACACCACCGACCGCACGCTGCTCGGCGCGCTCTCGGTCGGCAGCGCCACCACGTACCGCCAGATCACCAACGTGGCCGATGGCACGCAGTCGCAGGACGCGGTGACGGTGCGGCAGCTGTCTGGCGCACTGCAGTCGTTCGCGGTGACGCCAACCAAGTATTTCCACGCCAACTCCACCGCGGCGGACTCGCTGGCCATCGGTGCTGAATCGGTGGCGGTCGGCCCTCAGACTGTGGTCAACGGCAACAACGGCGTGGGCATCGGCAATGGCGCCATCGTGCAGCAAAGCGCGCCGGGTGGCATTGCCGTCGGCCAAGGTGCCACGTCGCATCTGGCGGACTCGATTGCAATGGGCACCAACGCCTCGGCCGCCGGAGTTCAGGGCGTGGCACTGGGCGCGGGCACCAGCGTGACGCAGGCCGGCGGCGTGGCGCTGGGCGCGGGCTCGGTGGCCTCCACCGCGGCGGGCGTGGCCGGCTATGTGCCGCCCACGGCCACCGAAGCGCAGCGCATCGCCATCGGCGCCACCACCAGCACGCTGGCGGCGGTGTCCGTGGGCAACGCGGCCAACGGGCAGTTCCGCCAGATCACCGGCGTGGCCGCGGGCTCGGCCGACAGCGATGCGGTCAACGTCTCGCAGCTGCGCGGCGTGCAGGGCCAGGTGGCGGTGATCGACCAGTCGACCGTCAAGTACGACACCAATCCCGATGGCTCGATCAACTACAACAGCGTGTCGATGGGCGGCAGCAACGCGACCGGTCCGGTCACGGTGCACAACGTGGCGCCCGGCGTCGCGGGCACCGACGCGGTCAACGTGAACCAGCTCAACAGCGGCATCGCCGGGGCCAACGCCTACACCGATGCGCGCGTCAACGCGCTGGGCGGCGAGATCCGCAGCATTGCCAAGGACGCCAGCGCGGGCGCGGCCGGCGCGATGGCCATGGCCAACATGCCGCAGGCCTACATCCCGGGCAAGAGCATGGTGTCCGCGGGCGTGGCGGGCTTCGATGGCCAGGCCGCGCTTGCCATCGGCGTGTCGAAGCTTTCGGACAACGGGCGGTGGGTCGTGAAGTTCAGCGGCTCGGCCAACTCCCGCGGAAAAGTCGGCGTGGCGGCCGGTGCGGGCTTCCACTGGTAA
- a CDS encoding bestrophin family protein, with the protein MIVRPRPHWLRMLFVWRGSVLLDITPQLLWTTAFALLVTVLHGRLFQWKVPLNFVPFSLIGLTLAIFLGFRNSTSYSRYWEARTLWGALLNESRSLVRQLLTLTDAPAAPDLPVARLIAFVHALRHQLRGSDPVVDLARLLPPEDCTRLQAAHFKPAMLLLMVGEWLRDRRRQGHFDPVLAQAMEVPLGRLTDALGGCERIAGTPIPFTYSVIIHRTIYLYCVLLPFGLVDAIGPMTPVVVAFIAYTFFALEALGAEIEEPFGTAANDLALDAMSRTIEASLREMMGEPPSTASAPAPGLYIQT; encoded by the coding sequence ATGATCGTTCGACCCCGCCCCCACTGGCTGCGCATGCTCTTTGTCTGGCGCGGCTCGGTCCTGCTCGACATCACGCCGCAGCTGCTGTGGACCACCGCGTTCGCGCTGCTCGTGACGGTGCTGCACGGCCGCCTGTTCCAGTGGAAGGTGCCGCTCAACTTCGTGCCCTTCTCGCTGATCGGGCTCACGCTCGCGATCTTCCTGGGCTTTCGCAACAGCACGAGCTACTCGCGCTACTGGGAGGCGCGCACCCTGTGGGGCGCGCTGCTCAACGAGAGCCGGTCGCTGGTGCGGCAGCTGCTCACGCTGACCGATGCGCCCGCGGCCCCCGATCTCCCGGTCGCCCGCCTCATCGCGTTCGTGCACGCGCTGCGCCACCAGCTCCGCGGCAGCGACCCGGTCGTCGATCTCGCGCGCCTTCTTCCCCCGGAAGACTGCACGCGCCTGCAGGCCGCGCACTTCAAGCCGGCCATGCTGCTGTTGATGGTGGGAGAGTGGCTGCGAGACCGGCGCCGGCAAGGGCATTTCGACCCGGTGCTGGCCCAGGCCATGGAGGTTCCGCTAGGACGGCTGACGGACGCGCTGGGCGGCTGCGAGCGCATTGCCGGCACCCCCATCCCTTTCACCTACTCGGTCATCATCCACCGCACCATCTATCTCTACTGCGTGCTGCTGCCTTTCGGCCTGGTGGATGCCATCGGCCCCATGACGCCCGTGGTGGTGGCCTTCATTGCCTACACCTTCTTCGCGCTGGAGGCGCTGGGTGCCGAGATCGAGGAGCCCTTCGGCACCGCGGCCAACGACCTGGCGCTGGATGCGATGTCACGCACGATCGAAGCGAGCTTGCGCGAGATGATGGGCGAGCCGCCATCGACCGCCTCCGCCCCGGCGCCCGGCCTCTACATACAGACCTGA
- the fusA gene encoding elongation factor G, producing the protein MPSRSNGLPAEMEAVRTLALVGASAAGKSSLAESLLHKAGAIAACGSIERGSTVSDFDPLERRMLHSLNASVMHLTHAGTRIHFIDTPGGPDFLGQSLPALEAVETAAVVINAATGIEPMTVRMMEYAASRHLARMIIVNKIDSQGVSLAGLLADIQATFGRECLPLNLPDGVGRQVVDCFFNRFGQSDFGPVEAAHRALVEQVVEVDAAFVDRYLEEGDVDPSELHAPLEQALREGHLIPVCFVSSRSGAGLAELLDVIVKLLPDPTEANPPNFIVGEGAEAKPMEAKPDPSLHVLAHVFKVTVDPYVGRMGIFRVHQGTLTRDSQLYIGDGRKPFKVGHLFMLQGKDHVEVSHAVPGDIVAVAKVEEIHFDAVLHDAAEDAHVHLAPLAFPVPVHGLAVEPKRHGDEQRAWEILGKLAAEDPCLRIEHVAATNETVLYGLGELHLRIVLERLREVYRFEVLTRPPRIAYRETVTAPAEGHHRHKKQTGGAGQFAEVFLRIEPLARGAGFEFADEVRGGAIPGQFIPAVEKGVREVLAYGAIAGYPVVDVRVVVYDGKHHSVDSKDIAFATAGRKAFMAAIREARPAVLEPIVQIEIAVPEHAVGDVTSDLSSRRGLVTGTSGLGGGTVAIGGQVPEAELASYQSRLNAMTSGQGRYTIALSHYEAVPPAVQQALVGQYRVRDED; encoded by the coding sequence ATGCCAAGCCGATCGAACGGCCTCCCGGCCGAAATGGAGGCAGTGCGAACGCTGGCGCTCGTGGGCGCCTCGGCCGCCGGCAAGAGTTCGCTGGCCGAGAGCCTGCTGCACAAGGCGGGCGCCATCGCAGCATGCGGCAGCATCGAGCGCGGCAGCACCGTCAGCGACTTCGACCCGCTGGAGCGCCGCATGCTGCACTCGCTCAACGCGTCGGTGATGCACCTCACGCACGCCGGCACGCGCATCCACTTCATCGACACGCCCGGCGGGCCCGACTTCCTCGGCCAGAGCCTGCCGGCGCTGGAGGCGGTCGAGACGGCGGCGGTGGTCATCAATGCCGCCACCGGCATCGAGCCGATGACGGTGCGCATGATGGAGTACGCGGCCTCGCGCCACCTCGCCCGCATGATCATCGTCAACAAGATCGACTCGCAGGGCGTCTCGCTGGCGGGCCTGCTGGCCGACATCCAGGCGACCTTCGGCCGCGAATGCCTGCCGCTGAACCTGCCCGACGGGGTCGGCCGGCAGGTGGTGGACTGCTTCTTCAACCGCTTCGGGCAGTCCGACTTCGGCCCCGTCGAAGCGGCGCACCGCGCGCTGGTGGAGCAGGTGGTCGAGGTCGACGCGGCCTTCGTCGACCGCTACCTCGAGGAGGGCGACGTGGATCCGTCCGAGCTGCATGCGCCGCTCGAGCAGGCGCTGCGCGAAGGCCACCTGATCCCGGTGTGCTTCGTCTCGTCGCGCAGCGGCGCCGGCCTGGCCGAGCTGCTGGACGTGATCGTCAAACTCCTGCCCGACCCGACCGAGGCCAACCCGCCGAACTTCATCGTTGGCGAGGGCGCAGAGGCCAAGCCCATGGAGGCCAAGCCCGACCCGTCGCTGCACGTGCTGGCGCACGTGTTCAAGGTCACGGTCGACCCCTATGTCGGCAGGATGGGCATCTTTCGCGTGCACCAGGGCACGCTCACGCGCGACAGCCAGCTCTACATCGGCGACGGCCGCAAGCCCTTCAAGGTGGGGCACCTGTTCATGCTGCAGGGCAAGGACCATGTGGAGGTGTCGCACGCGGTGCCGGGCGACATCGTGGCGGTGGCCAAGGTCGAGGAGATCCATTTCGATGCGGTGCTGCACGACGCGGCGGAAGACGCCCACGTGCACCTTGCGCCGCTCGCGTTCCCGGTGCCGGTGCACGGCCTGGCCGTGGAACCCAAGCGCCATGGCGACGAGCAGCGCGCCTGGGAGATCCTCGGCAAGCTCGCGGCCGAGGACCCGTGCCTGCGCATCGAGCACGTGGCCGCCACCAACGAGACGGTGCTCTACGGCCTGGGCGAGCTGCACCTGCGCATCGTGCTCGAGCGCCTGCGCGAGGTGTACCGCTTCGAGGTCCTGACGCGGCCGCCGCGCATCGCCTACCGCGAGACCGTGACCGCGCCGGCCGAGGGCCACCACCGCCACAAGAAGCAGACCGGCGGCGCCGGCCAGTTCGCCGAGGTCTTCCTGCGCATCGAGCCGCTCGCGCGCGGCGCGGGTTTTGAGTTTGCCGACGAAGTCAGGGGCGGGGCCATCCCGGGCCAGTTCATCCCCGCGGTCGAGAAGGGCGTGCGCGAGGTGCTGGCGTACGGCGCGATCGCGGGCTACCCCGTGGTCGACGTGCGTGTGGTGGTGTACGACGGCAAGCACCACAGCGTCGACAGCAAGGACATCGCCTTCGCGACCGCCGGCCGCAAGGCCTTCATGGCCGCGATCCGCGAGGCCCGGCCGGCAGTGCTCGAGCCGATCGTGCAGATCGAGATCGCCGTGCCCGAGCATGCTGTGGGCGATGTCACGAGCGACCTGTCGTCGCGGCGCGGCCTGGTCACCGGCACGTCGGGCCTGGGAGGCGGCACGGTGGCGATCGGCGGGCAGGTGCCCGAGGCCGAACTGGCGAGCTACCAGTCGCGGCTCAATGCAATGACCAGCGGCCAGGGCCGCTACACCATCGCGCTGTCGCACTACGAAGCGGTGCCACCGGCCGTGCAGCAGGCGCTGGTGGGGCAGTATCGGGTGCGCGACGAAGACTAG